The uncultured Methanobrevibacter sp. genome includes a region encoding these proteins:
- a CDS encoding DUF6020 family protein, with amino-acid sequence MNQIASSNFTNWHPFFHTFIEMLCLKLYPDTKSVAILQIIVFSTIWMIICNYLRNDADTKFNKEFGLQALFTLLISLIPINAVFSISLIKDTLFSYFLLFVCFLIKVMLDKKGNVSFSFVLILSLLMAFVAQLRNNGMIVIVLFLVMLVAYILIRYKNKKLALSIVSLTVLFILLISVLNISYGVVDNDKDAVAAKVSHMLADYELNLSIDDKDKALIGSFIDESKIEKNYDITFSDPISHLINRTAYANNKSAIIELAVIYSITNPYHFLQYMFHSSPMVWDIVKGDDWKAFSYVLHTDSSRKNFYSKYDATPLASYDNVTAKNAETNLFNDLDSFAAGFYQNKLADTLFNNPAFYMYLSFILLGAIYLLTKSREVFFVYLLNLLNIIVIFLSTPVQSYRYLYPNLLLCYFLVIMLIGIITMPKKSIL; translated from the coding sequence ATGAATCAAATTGCAAGTTCTAATTTTACTAACTGGCATCCGTTTTTCCATACTTTTATAGAAATGCTGTGTCTGAAATTGTATCCGGATACAAAATCAGTTGCAATTTTACAGATTATTGTATTTTCCACAATCTGGATGATAATATGTAATTATTTGCGCAATGATGCAGATACTAAATTCAATAAGGAGTTTGGCCTGCAGGCATTATTTACTTTATTGATTTCATTAATTCCAATCAATGCGGTCTTTTCAATATCCTTAATAAAAGACACTTTATTCAGTTATTTTCTCTTGTTTGTCTGCTTTCTGATTAAAGTGATGCTTGATAAGAAAGGTAATGTCAGTTTTTCATTTGTTTTAATATTGTCATTATTAATGGCATTTGTTGCTCAGTTAAGAAATAATGGAATGATTGTCATTGTTCTGTTTCTCGTTATGCTGGTGGCGTATATATTAATCAGATATAAAAATAAAAAACTTGCTCTTTCGATAGTTTCCTTAACCGTACTTTTTATATTATTAATTTCAGTGTTAAATATTTCATATGGTGTTGTAGATAATGATAAGGATGCAGTTGCAGCTAAAGTGTCTCATATGCTGGCAGATTATGAATTAAATCTCTCGATTGATGATAAAGATAAGGCTCTGATTGGAAGCTTTATTGATGAAAGCAAAATTGAAAAAAATTATGATATAACGTTTAGTGATCCGATAAGTCATTTGATAAACAGAACGGCATATGCCAATAACAAATCTGCAATAATTGAATTGGCTGTAATTTATTCAATAACCAATCCGTATCATTTCCTGCAGTATATGTTCCACTCTTCTCCTATGGTGTGGGATATTGTTAAGGGTGATGACTGGAAAGCTTTTTCATATGTGCTGCACACGGATTCGAGCCGTAAAAATTTCTACAGCAAATATGATGCAACTCCATTGGCAAGCTATGATAATGTCACTGCAAAGAATGCAGAAACTAATTTATTTAATGATTTGGATTCATTTGCTGCAGGATTTTACCAAAATAAACTGGCGGATACTTTATTCAATAATCCTGCATTTTATATGTATCTTTCATTTATTCTTTTAGGCGCAATTTATTTGTTAACAAAGTCTAGGGAGGTATTTTTCGTTTATCTGCTGAATTTATTGAATATAATAGTTATTTTCCTTTCTACGCCTGTTCAAAGTTATAGGTATTTGTATCCAAATCTCTTATTGTGTTATTTCCTGGTGATAATGCTGATTGGAATCATTACAAT